In a single window of the Streptomyces sp. CGMCC 4.7035 genome:
- a CDS encoding DMT family transporter, which translates to MSALALSVLLSLVSAVAYAGGAIVQEQVAVSSPGQSYAPLRRLGWWAAVLLNGLGGLLHVVALAYGPLSLVQPLGALTIVFALPMAALFVGRRAGATAWRGAVMATVGLAGLLSLVGASDAQSLSDAQRVMVALVTVGGVVALMIAARAAHRHPAVRSVLLAVASGGAFGMSSVFTKTVAVDWTDGVSLADVPSLAVIGVFATAGMLLSQASYRGAGLAAPLATLTVVNPMVAAAVGITMFGETFRYGTTGTVLALGCGVVATGGLILLTTERISGEQRAAARTGALAADVAETVAEPTPVEELLASVPAQAIAPAEEDVFVPAPVRENVVYEDWEPAAHGTPSCPYGPFYGGPFVVLPALDRQHAQVKT; encoded by the coding sequence ATGAGCGCCCTCGCGTTGTCCGTACTCCTGTCGCTCGTCTCCGCCGTCGCGTACGCGGGCGGGGCGATCGTGCAGGAGCAGGTCGCCGTGTCCTCGCCGGGTCAGTCGTACGCGCCGCTGCGCCGGCTGGGCTGGTGGGCCGCCGTCCTGCTGAACGGTCTCGGAGGGCTGCTGCACGTGGTGGCGCTCGCCTACGGTCCCTTGAGTCTGGTCCAGCCGCTGGGCGCGCTGACCATCGTGTTCGCGCTGCCGATGGCGGCCCTGTTCGTGGGCCGCAGGGCCGGGGCGACCGCCTGGCGGGGCGCCGTCATGGCGACGGTGGGCCTGGCGGGCCTGTTGTCGCTGGTCGGTGCCTCCGACGCGCAGTCCCTGAGTGACGCCCAGCGTGTGATGGTGGCGCTGGTCACCGTCGGTGGAGTCGTGGCCCTGATGATCGCGGCCCGTGCCGCGCACCGTCATCCGGCGGTGCGCAGTGTGCTGCTCGCGGTCGCTTCCGGTGGCGCGTTCGGCATGTCGTCGGTGTTCACGAAGACGGTCGCCGTGGACTGGACGGACGGTGTCTCCCTCGCCGATGTGCCGAGCCTGGCGGTGATAGGCGTCTTCGCGACGGCCGGCATGCTGCTGTCGCAGGCCTCCTACCGGGGCGCCGGGCTCGCGGCGCCGCTCGCCACGCTGACGGTGGTGAACCCGATGGTGGCGGCCGCGGTGGGCATCACGATGTTCGGGGAGACCTTCCGCTACGGCACGACGGGCACCGTACTCGCCCTGGGCTGCGGTGTCGTCGCCACGGGCGGACTGATCCTGCTGACGACGGAGCGGATCAGCGGCGAGCAGCGTGCGGCGGCAAGGACCGGGGCTCTCGCCGCGGACGTCGCGGAGACCGTCGCCGAGCCGACGCCCGTCGAGGAGCTGCTGGCCTCGGTGCCCGCGCAGGCAATCGCCCCTGCCGAGGAGGACGTGTTCGTACCGGCTCCGGTCCGGGAGAACGTCGTGTACGAGGACTGGGAGCCGGCCGCCCACGGCACGCCGTCGTGCCCGTACGGCCCCTTCTACGGCGGACCGTTCGTGGTGTTGCCCGCCCTGGACCGGCAACACGCGCAGGTCAAGACCTGA
- a CDS encoding (2Fe-2S)-binding protein codes for MDLDPELAALRALGGFFALRTGAPPRGPLPTLAQAYAPALSDAPADAFADPMTFRVRKVARSLGAPELRVAASIAHQGLAARLWSVALGCAALHGQVPDLDPGLLHWNPDGSAPDDLWLSEVRALPVESLDAVVREGHLVPLAAAVRSRHRLSARLLWGNAGSALAGSVRMLDHWARTGGRTDVAERARALAAGLLAHPDLAGTLDPSTGRRRSCCLYYRLPGSGLCGDCCFDRPPGRV; via the coding sequence GTGGATCTGGACCCCGAACTCGCCGCACTTCGCGCCCTCGGCGGCTTCTTCGCACTGCGCACCGGTGCGCCGCCGCGGGGCCCGCTGCCCACCCTCGCACAGGCGTACGCGCCCGCCCTGTCGGACGCCCCCGCCGACGCCTTCGCCGACCCGATGACTTTCCGCGTCCGCAAGGTGGCCCGGAGTCTTGGCGCGCCCGAACTCCGCGTCGCCGCGTCCATCGCCCACCAGGGCCTGGCGGCCCGGCTCTGGTCCGTCGCCCTCGGCTGTGCCGCCCTCCACGGGCAGGTGCCCGATCTGGATCCGGGACTGCTGCACTGGAATCCCGATGGCAGCGCGCCCGACGACCTGTGGCTGAGCGAGGTGCGCGCGCTGCCCGTCGAGTCGCTCGACGCGGTCGTGCGAGAGGGGCACCTCGTGCCGCTCGCGGCCGCCGTACGGTCCCGGCACCGCCTCTCCGCACGGCTGCTGTGGGGCAATGCGGGATCCGCACTCGCGGGCAGCGTGCGCATGCTCGACCACTGGGCACGGACGGGCGGCCGCACGGACGTGGCGGAGCGGGCCCGCGCGCTGGCCGCCGGGCTGCTCGCCCATCCCGACCTGGCGGGCACGCTCGACCCCAGCACCGGCCGCCGCCGCAGCTGCTGCCTCTATTACCGGCTGCCCGGCTCAGGCCTGTGCGGTGACTGCTGTTTCGACCGTCCGCCGGGTCGCGTCTGA
- a CDS encoding transglycosylase family protein, protein MAVRGRHRRYQPTRINRASLTVTAGGAGMAIPLIGAGVAHAADADTWNKVAACESSDNWSINTGNGYYGGLQFTQSTWQAYGGTAYARRADLATKDEQIAVAEKVLKGQGPGAWPVCSVDAGLARGGAAPDLDTSGTATQTAKRSVRDVQPHVTPQSQAGTAEMYTVVRGDTLSGIADSHHVQGGWQRLYAANRRTVGADPDLILPGQRLHLRDLRAKTPTHTAATPTRTRKTSEEKPTSDRAATTHSVVAPVSATMGTPYHAAGSSWSKGYHTGVDFPVPTGTSVKAVAAGHVVSAGWGGSFGYQVVIRHADGRYTQYAHLSAISVKDGQSVGAGQRIGRSGSTGNSTGPHLHFEVRTGPGFGSDIDPVAYLRARGVRI, encoded by the coding sequence ATGGCCGTACGCGGCCGGCATCGCCGGTACCAGCCGACAAGGATCAACCGCGCCTCGCTCACCGTCACGGCGGGCGGCGCCGGCATGGCGATCCCGCTGATCGGCGCCGGTGTCGCGCACGCGGCCGACGCGGACACCTGGAACAAGGTCGCCGCCTGCGAGTCGAGCGACAACTGGAGCATCAACACCGGCAACGGCTACTACGGGGGACTGCAGTTCACGCAGTCCACTTGGCAGGCGTACGGCGGAACGGCGTACGCCCGGCGCGCGGATCTGGCCACCAAGGACGAGCAGATCGCGGTCGCCGAGAAGGTCCTCAAGGGGCAGGGCCCCGGCGCCTGGCCGGTCTGCTCCGTCGACGCCGGCCTCGCCCGCGGGGGTGCCGCCCCCGACCTCGACACCTCGGGCACCGCCACGCAGACCGCCAAGCGTTCCGTCCGCGATGTGCAACCGCACGTAACGCCCCAGTCGCAGGCCGGAACCGCCGAGATGTACACGGTCGTGCGCGGCGACACACTCTCCGGCATCGCCGACTCCCACCACGTCCAGGGCGGTTGGCAGCGGCTGTATGCTGCTAACCGCAGGACCGTCGGCGCGGATCCGGACCTGATCCTGCCGGGCCAGCGGCTGCATCTACGGGATCTCCGGGCCAAGACCCCGACGCACACCGCTGCGACGCCCACGCGGACTCGTAAAACGTCCGAGGAGAAGCCCACTTCGGACCGGGCCGCCACCACCCACTCCGTGGTCGCGCCGGTGAGCGCCACGATGGGCACGCCGTACCACGCCGCGGGTTCGTCCTGGTCGAAGGGCTACCACACCGGCGTCGACTTCCCCGTGCCCACCGGGACCTCGGTGAAGGCGGTGGCGGCCGGGCACGTCGTCAGCGCCGGCTGGGGCGGCTCCTTCGGCTACCAGGTGGTGATCCGCCACGCCGACGGCCGTTACACGCAGTATGCCCATCTGTCGGCGATCTCCGTGAAGGACGGGCAGAGCGTGGGGGCCGGCCAGCGCATCGGCCGTTCCGGCTCCACGGGCAACAGCACGGGCCCGCATCTGCACTTCGAGGTGCGGACGGGGCCCGGCTTCGGCAGTGACATCGATCCGGTCGCCTATCTCCGGGCGCGCGGCGTCAGGATCTGA
- the gndA gene encoding NADP-dependent phosphogluconate dehydrogenase codes for MSTSAQIGVTGLAVMGRNLARNFARNGYTVALHNRTVSRTHDLVKEFGHEGDFVPTETAEDFVAALERPRRLIIMVKAGAPTDAVIQEFAPLLEPGDMIIDGGNAHFADTRRREKDLREQGIHFVGTGISGGEEGALHGPSIMPGGSKESYASLGPMLEKISAKAKDGAPCVTHVGPDGAGHFVKMVHNGIEYADMQLIGEAYQLLRDVAGYSPAQIAEIFRTWNTGRLDSYLIEITAEVLSHVDAATGKPFVDVVLDQAEQKGTGRWTVQIALDLGVPVSGIAEAVFARSLSGHTALRDASRGLAGPKAEPLGEDEAAAFADRVEQALYASKIVSYTQGFHEIAAGSEEYDWNIDLGKVASIWRGGCIIRAAFLDRIRAAYDARADLPSLLSDETFAQEIAAAQDDWREVLVAATRQGVPAPGFSAALAYYDALRADRLPAALTQGQRDFFGAHTYRRTDRAGSFHTLWGGDRSEVEA; via the coding sequence ATGAGCACTTCAGCCCAGATCGGCGTCACGGGTCTCGCGGTCATGGGCCGCAATCTCGCACGCAACTTCGCGCGCAACGGCTATACGGTCGCCCTGCACAACCGGACCGTGTCCCGCACGCACGACCTCGTGAAGGAATTCGGACACGAGGGCGACTTCGTGCCGACCGAGACCGCCGAGGATTTCGTGGCGGCGCTGGAGCGGCCCCGCCGTCTGATCATCATGGTGAAGGCGGGCGCGCCGACCGACGCGGTGATCCAGGAGTTCGCCCCGCTCCTGGAGCCCGGCGACATGATCATCGACGGTGGGAACGCGCACTTCGCGGATACCCGCCGCCGGGAGAAGGACCTGCGCGAACAGGGCATCCACTTCGTCGGCACCGGCATCTCCGGCGGCGAGGAGGGCGCGCTGCACGGACCGAGCATCATGCCGGGCGGCTCGAAGGAGTCGTACGCGTCGCTCGGGCCGATGCTGGAGAAGATCTCCGCGAAGGCGAAGGACGGGGCGCCCTGCGTCACGCACGTCGGCCCCGACGGCGCGGGCCACTTCGTGAAGATGGTCCACAACGGCATCGAGTACGCGGACATGCAGCTCATCGGCGAGGCGTACCAATTGCTGCGCGATGTCGCCGGCTACTCCCCCGCGCAGATCGCGGAGATCTTCCGCACCTGGAACACCGGCCGCCTGGACTCGTACCTGATCGAGATCACGGCGGAGGTGCTGTCGCACGTGGACGCGGCGACGGGCAAGCCGTTCGTGGACGTGGTCCTCGACCAGGCGGAACAGAAGGGAACGGGCCGCTGGACGGTACAGATCGCGCTCGACCTGGGGGTGCCGGTGTCCGGGATCGCGGAGGCGGTGTTCGCTCGCTCCCTCTCCGGGCACACGGCGCTGCGCGACGCCTCACGCGGGCTGGCCGGACCGAAGGCCGAACCGCTGGGCGAGGACGAGGCTGCGGCCTTCGCGGACCGCGTGGAACAGGCGCTGTACGCCTCGAAGATCGTGTCGTACACGCAGGGCTTCCATGAGATCGCGGCGGGCAGCGAGGAGTATGACTGGAACATCGACCTCGGCAAGGTGGCCTCCATCTGGCGCGGCGGCTGCATCATCCGGGCCGCCTTCCTGGACCGCATCCGCGCCGCGTACGACGCCCGCGCGGACCTGCCGAGCCTGCTGTCCGACGAGACCTTCGCGCAGGAGATCGCGGCGGCGCAGGACGACTGGCGCGAGGTCCTGGTCGCGGCCACCCGCCAGGGCGTGCCGGCGCCCGGTTTCTCCGCGGCACTCGCCTACTACGACGCCCTGCGCGCCGACCGCCTGCCCGCCGCGCTCACCCAGGGCCAGCGGGACTTCTTCGGGGCGCACACCTATCGGCGGACGGACCGCGCGGGCTCGTTCCACACGCTCTGGGGCGGGGACCGGTCGGAGGTCGAGGC